The Populus trichocarpa isolate Nisqually-1 chromosome 11, P.trichocarpa_v4.1, whole genome shotgun sequence genome has a segment encoding these proteins:
- the LOC18102911 gene encoding G-type lectin S-receptor-like serine/threonine-protein kinase At1g11410 isoform X30: protein MEAEKLFLPFSLLMLHFSSCTSLDSLKTNQTIKEGDVLISKGNNFALGFFSPGSSSNRYLGIWYHKVPEQTVVWVANRNDPIIGSSGFLFVDQYGNLVLYGNDDQKLPVWSTNVSVEENDTCAAQLLDSGNLILVRKRSRKTVWQSFDYPTNILLPGMKLGLDRKLGIDRFLTSWRSAEDPGIGDFSVRINPNGSPQFFVYNGTKPIIRSRPWPWRNQMGLYKCTFVNDPDEKYCVCTVLDDSYLLRSILDHSGHVKALTRRESDGQWKEYWKSPQFQWDYYGHCGAYSTCELANLNEFGCACLPGFEPKYPLEWSARDGSGGCVRKRLHTSSVCQHGEGFVKVENVILPESSAAVWVDMSKSLADCEVQCKRNCSCSAYAIIAIPGKNYGCLTWYKELVDVKYDRSDSHDLYVRVDAYELADTKRKSNDSREKTMLAVLAPSIALLWFLIGLFAYLWLKKRAKKGNELQVNSTSTELEYFKLSTITAATNDFAPANKLGQGGFGSVYKGLLPNGMEVAIKRLSRSSGQGAEEFKNEVMVIAMLQHRNLVKLLGYCTQDGEQMLIYEYLPNKSLDSFLFDESRRLLLDWRKRFDIIVGIARGILYLHQDSRLRIIHRDLKCSNILLDADMNPKISDFGMAKIFEGNRTEDRTTRVVGTYGYMSPEYVVFGNFSAKSDVFSFGVMLLEIVSGRKNNRFYQQNPPLTLIGYVWELWREEKALEIVDPSLTELYDPREALKCVQIGLLCVQEDATDRPSMLAVVFMLSNETEIPSPKQPAFLFRKSDNNPDIALDVEDGQCSLNEVTITEIACR, encoded by the exons ATGGAAGCTGAAAAACTGTTCCtgcctttttctcttttaatgcTCCATTTCTCATCTTGTACATCCCTAGACTCCTTAAAGACGAACCAAACCATTAAAGAAGGTGACGTTCTTATCTCCAAAGGAAATAATTTTGCACTAGGATTTTTCAGTCCAGGTAGTTCTAGCAATAGATATCTTGGAATTTGGTACCATAAAGTACCAGAACAAACTGTGGTGTGGGTTGCAAACAGGAACGATCCAATCATTGGTTCCTCAGGATTTCTCTTTGTAGACCAATATGGTAACCTCGTTCTCTATGGTAACGATGACCAAAAGCTTCCTGTGTGGTCTACAAATGTTTCAGTGGAAGAAaatgatacttgtgcagctcAACTCTTGGATTCAGGAAATTTGATATTGGTCAGGAAAAGAAGCAGAAAAACAGTATGGCAAAGCTTCGATTATCCTACGAACATCCTGCTTC CTGGAATGAAACTGGGGCTGGATCGAAAATTAGGAATTGATCGGTTCCTAACATCATGGAGATCAGCTGAAGACCCTGGGATTGGTGACTTTTCAGTTAGGATCAACCCAAATGGCTCGCCACAATTCTTTGTCTATAATGGTACAAAGCCAATTATTAGATCTCGCCCTTGGCCATGGAGAAATCAGATGGGCTTATACAAATGCACTTTTGTAAATGATCCAGACGAAAAGTACTGTGTCTGCACAGTTCTTGATGATTCTTATCTGCTAAGATCAATACTGGATCATTCAGGACATGTAAAGGCTTTAACACGGCGAGAAAGTGATGGTCAGTGGAAGGAATACTGGAAGTCCCCTCAGTTTCAGTGGGACTATTATGGACATTGTGGTGCTTATAGTACGTGTGAACTCGCCAATCTAAATGAATTTGGATGTGCCTGTCTACCTGGGTTCGAGCCCAAGTACCCATTGGAATGGTCTGCGAGAGATGGGTCCGGTGGTTGTGTCAGGAAGCGACTACATACGTCTTCGGTGTGCCAGCATGGTGAAGGGTTTGTGAAGGTGGAAAATGTAATTCTTCCGGAAAGTTCAGCTGCAGTTTGGGTGGATATGAGCAAGAGTCTTGCAGACTGCGAAGTGCAATGCAAGAGGAATTGCTCATGTTCTGCATACGCAATCATTGCAATTCCCggaaaaaattatggttgtttGACATGGTACAAGGAATTAGTAGACGTTAAATATGATAGGAGTGACAGTCATGATCTGTATGTTCGTGTTGATGCATATGAATTAG CTGACACTAAAAGGAAGTCAAATGATTCTCGTGAAAAAACGATGCTGGCCGTTTTAGCACCATCAATTGCATTATTGTGGTTTCTCATTGGCCTGTTTGCTTATCTGTGGCTCAAGAAGAGAGCAAAAAAAGGTAATGAACTGCAGGTAAACAGCACTTCTACTGAATTGGAATATTTCAAGCTCAGCACCATAACGGCGGCCACTAACGATTTCGCTCCAGCTAACAAACTCGGGCAAGGAGGTTTTGGCTCTGTTTATAAG GGTCTGCTACCTAATGGAATGGAGGTCGCAATAAAAAGGTTATCTAGAAGTTCAGGACAAGGAGCAgaagaatttaaaaatgaagTTATGGTAATTGCAATGCTTCAACACAGGAATCTGGTGAAACTTCTAGGATATTGCACTCAGGATGGAGAACAAATGTTAATCTATGAATACTTGCCTAACAAAAGCTTGGACTCGTTTCTCTTCG ATGAAAGCAGAAGATTGTTATTGGATTGGCGAAAACGCTTTGATATTATTGTTGGAATAGCTCGTGGGATTTTATATCTTCACCAAGACTCCAGGTTGAGAATCATTCACAGGGATTTAAAATGCAGCAACATTCTATTGGATGCAGATATGAACCCAAAAATATCAGATTTTGGAATGGCAAAAATATTTGAAGGCAACCGAACTGAAGACAGGACAACGAGAGTTGTGGGAACATA TGGCTATATGTCACCAGAATATGTTGTGTTTGGAAACTTTTCCGCAAAATCAGATGTTTTCAGTTTTGGGGTCATGTTGCTAGAGATTGTTAGTGGCAGGAAGAACAATAGATTTTATCAACAGAATCCTCCTTTGACCTTGATTGGATAT GTGTGGGAATTatggagagaagaaaaagcATTGGAGATAGTTGATCCATCACTGACGGAGTTGTATGATCCGCGTGAAGCTTTGAAATGCGTGCAGATTGGTCTGCTGTGCGTGCAAGAAGATGCCACGGACAGACCATCTATGTTGGCGGTTGTTTTTATGTTGAGTAACGAAACAGAGATTCCTTCTCCAAAACAACCTGCATTCCTCTTTAGAAAATCTGACAATAATCCTGATATAGCATTAGACGTAGAAGATGGACAGTGTTCTCTAAATGAGGTGACAATTACTGAAATTGCCTGTCGCTGA
- the LOC18102911 gene encoding G-type lectin S-receptor-like serine/threonine-protein kinase At1g11410 isoform X40: protein MEAEKLFLLFSLLMLQFSSCTSHDSLKMNQTIKEGDLLISEGNIFALGFFSPGSSSNRYLGIWYHKIPEQTVVWVANRNDPIIGSLGFLFIDQYGNLVLYGNDDQKLPVWSTNVSVEENDTCEAQLMDSGNLILVSRKTVWQSFDYPTNILLPGMKLGLDRKLGIDRFLTSWRSAEDPGIGDFSVRINPNGSPQFFVYNGTKPIIRSRPWPWRNQMGLYKCTFVNDPDEKYCVCTVLDDSYLLRSILDHSGHVKALTRRESDGQWKEYWKSPQFQWDYYGHCGAYSTCELANLNEFGCACLPGFEPKYPLEWSARDGSGGCVRKRLHTSSVCQHGEGFVKVENVILPESSAAVWVDMSKSLADCEVQCKRNCSCSAYAIIAIPGKNYGCLTWYKELVDVKYDRSDSHDLYVRVDAYELADTKRKSNDSREKTMLAVLAPSIALLWFLIGLFAYLWLKKRAKKGNELQVNSTSTELEYFKLSTITAATNDFAPANKLGQGGFGSVYKGLLPNGMEVAIKRLSRSSGQGAEEFKNEVMVIAMLQHRNLVKLLGYCTQDGEQMLIYEYLPNKSLDSFLFDESRRLLLDWRKRFDIIVGIARGILYLHQDSRLRIIHRDLKCSNILLDADMNPKISDFGMAKIFEGNRTEDRTTRVVGTYGYMSPEYVVFGNFSAKSDVFSFGVMLLEIVSGRKNNRFYQQNPPLTLIGYVWELWREEKALEIVDPSLTELYDPREALKCVQIGLLCVQEDATDRPSMLAVVFMLSNETEIPSPKQPAFLFRKSDNNPDIALDVEDGQCSLNEVTITEIACR, encoded by the exons ATGGAAGCTGAAAAACTGTTCctgcttttttctcttttaatgcTCCAATTCTCATCTTGTACATCCCACGACTCCTTAAAGATGAACCAAACCATTAAAGAAGGTGACCTTCTTATCTCCGAAGGAAATATTTTCGCACTAGGATTTTTCAGTCCAGGCAGTTCTAGCAATAGATATCTTGGAATTTGGTACCATAAAATACCAGAACAAACTGTGGTGTGGGTTGCAAACAGGAACGATCCAATCATTGGTTCCTTAGGATTTCTCTTTATAGACCAATATGGAAACCTCGTTCTCTATGGTAACGATGACCAAAAGCTTCCTGTGTGGTCTACAAATGTTTCAGTGGAAGAAAATGATACTTGTGAAGCTCAACTCATGGATTCAGGAAATTTGATATTGGTCAGCAGAAAAACTGTATGGCAAAGCTTCGATTATCCTACGAACATCCTGCTACCTGGAATGAAACTGGGGCTGGATCGAAAATTAGGAATTGATCGGTTCCTAACATCATGGAGATCAGCTGAAGACCCTGGGATTGGTGACTTTTCAGTTAGGATCAACCCAAATGGCTCGCCACAATTCTTTGTCTATAATGGTACAAAGCCAATTATTAGATCTCGCCCTTGGCCATGGAGAAATCAGATGGGCTTATACAAATGCACTTTTGTAAATGATCCAGACGAAAAGTACTGTGTCTGCACAGTTCTTGATGATTCTTATCTGCTAAGATCAATACTGGATCATTCAGGACATGTAAAGGCTTTAACACGGCGAGAAAGTGATGGTCAGTGGAAGGAATACTGGAAGTCCCCTCAGTTTCAGTGGGACTATTATGGACATTGTGGTGCTTATAGTACGTGTGAACTCGCCAATCTAAATGAATTTGGATGTGCCTGTCTACCTGGGTTCGAGCCCAAGTACCCATTGGAATGGTCTGCGAGAGATGGGTCCGGTGGTTGTGTCAGGAAGCGACTACATACGTCTTCGGTGTGCCAGCATGGTGAAGGGTTTGTGAAGGTGGAAAATGTAATTCTTCCGGAAAGTTCAGCTGCAGTTTGGGTGGATATGAGCAAGAGTCTTGCAGACTGCGAAGTGCAATGCAAGAGGAATTGCTCATGTTCTGCATACGCAATCATTGCAATTCCCggaaaaaattatggttgtttGACATGGTACAAGGAATTAGTAGACGTTAAATATGATAGGAGTGACAGTCATGATCTGTATGTTCGTGTTGATGCATATGAATTAG CTGACACTAAAAGGAAGTCAAATGATTCTCGTGAAAAAACGATGCTGGCCGTTTTAGCACCATCAATTGCATTATTGTGGTTTCTCATTGGCCTGTTTGCTTATCTGTGGCTCAAGAAGAGAGCAAAAAAAGGTAATGAACTGCAGGTAAACAGCACTTCTACTGAATTGGAATATTTCAAGCTCAGCACCATAACGGCGGCCACTAACGATTTCGCTCCAGCTAACAAACTCGGGCAAGGAGGTTTTGGCTCTGTTTATAAG GGTCTGCTACCTAATGGAATGGAGGTCGCAATAAAAAGGTTATCTAGAAGTTCAGGACAAGGAGCAgaagaatttaaaaatgaagTTATGGTAATTGCAATGCTTCAACACAGGAATCTGGTGAAACTTCTAGGATATTGCACTCAGGATGGAGAACAAATGTTAATCTATGAATACTTGCCTAACAAAAGCTTGGACTCGTTTCTCTTCG ATGAAAGCAGAAGATTGTTATTGGATTGGCGAAAACGCTTTGATATTATTGTTGGAATAGCTCGTGGGATTTTATATCTTCACCAAGACTCCAGGTTGAGAATCATTCACAGGGATTTAAAATGCAGCAACATTCTATTGGATGCAGATATGAACCCAAAAATATCAGATTTTGGAATGGCAAAAATATTTGAAGGCAACCGAACTGAAGACAGGACAACGAGAGTTGTGGGAACATA TGGCTATATGTCACCAGAATATGTTGTGTTTGGAAACTTTTCCGCAAAATCAGATGTTTTCAGTTTTGGGGTCATGTTGCTAGAGATTGTTAGTGGCAGGAAGAACAATAGATTTTATCAACAGAATCCTCCTTTGACCTTGATTGGATAT GTGTGGGAATTatggagagaagaaaaagcATTGGAGATAGTTGATCCATCACTGACGGAGTTGTATGATCCGCGTGAAGCTTTGAAATGCGTGCAGATTGGTCTGCTGTGCGTGCAAGAAGATGCCACGGACAGACCATCTATGTTGGCGGTTGTTTTTATGTTGAGTAACGAAACAGAGATTCCTTCTCCAAAACAACCTGCATTCCTCTTTAGAAAATCTGACAATAATCCTGATATAGCATTAGACGTAGAAGATGGACAGTGTTCTCTAAATGAGGTGACAATTACTGAAATTGCCTGTCGCTGA
- the LOC18102911 gene encoding G-type lectin S-receptor-like serine/threonine-protein kinase RKS1 isoform X39, which yields MEAEKLFLPFSLLMLHFSSCTSLDSLKTNQTIKEGDVLISKGNNFALGFFSPGSSSNRYLGIWYHKVPEQTVVWVANRNDPIIGSSGFLFVDQYGNLVLYGNDDQKLPVWSTNVSVEENDTCAAQLLDSGNLILVRKRSRKTVWQSFDYPTNILLPGMKLGLDRKLGIDRFLTSWRSADDPGIGDFSLMINPNGSPQIIVYNGTEPISRSPPWPWRSQMGLYESTFVNDPDEIYWVYTVPDDSYLLRIIVDHSGLLKVLTWRESDGQWKDYWKAPVFQCDYYGLCGAYSTCELANLNEFGCACLPGFEPKYPLEWSARDGSGGCVRKRLQTSSFCQHGEGFVKVENVVLPESSAAAWVDMSKSRAACEVECKRNCSCSAYAIIGIPGKNYGCLNWYKELVDIRYDRSNSYDLYVRVDAYELDDTKRKSNDSREKTMQAVLAPSIALSWFLISLFAYLWFKKRAKKGSELQVNSTSTELEYFKLSTVTAATNNFSPANKLGQGGFGSVYKGLLANGKEVAIKRLSRSSGQGTEEFKNEVMVIAMLQHRNLVKLLGYCTQDGEQMLIYEYLPNKSLDSFLFDESRRLLLDWRKRFDIIVGIARGILYLHQDSRLRIIHRDLKCSNILLDADMNPKISDFGMAKIFEGNRTEDRTRRVVGTYGYMPPEYVVFGNFSAKSDVFSFGVMLLEIASGKKNNRFYQQNPPLTLIGYVWELWREDKALEIVDPSLTELYDPRDALKCIQIGLLCVQEDATDRPSMLAVVFMLSNETEIPSPKQPAFLFRKSDNNPDIALDVEDGQCSLNEVTITEIACR from the exons ATGGAAGCTGAAAAACTGTTCCtgcctttttctcttttaatgcTCCATTTCTCATCTTGTACATCCCTAGACTCCTTAAAGACGAACCAAACCATTAAAGAAGGTGACGTTCTTATCTCCAAAGGAAATAATTTTGCACTAGGATTTTTCAGTCCAGGTAGTTCTAGCAATAGATATCTTGGAATTTGGTACCATAAAGTACCAGAACAAACTGTGGTGTGGGTTGCAAACAGGAACGATCCAATCATTGGTTCCTCAGGATTTCTCTTTGTAGACCAATATGGTAACCTCGTTCTCTATGGTAACGATGACCAAAAGCTTCCTGTGTGGTCTACAAATGTTTCAGTGGAAGAAaatgatacttgtgcagctcAACTCTTGGATTCAGGAAATTTGATATTGGTCAGGAAAAGAAGCAGAAAAACAGTATGGCAAAGCTTCGATTATCCTACGAACATCCTGCTTCCTGGAATGAAACTGGGGCTGGATCGAAAATTAGGAATTGATCGGTTCCTAACATCATGGAGATCAGCTGATGACCCTGGGATTGGAGACTTTTCTCTTATGATCAACCCAAATGGCTCACCGCAAATCATTGTCTATAATGGTACAGAGCCAATTAGTAGATCTCCTCCTTGGCCATGGAGAAGTCAAATGGGCTTATACGAAAGCACTTTTGTAAATGATCCAGATGAAATATACTGGGTCTACACAGTTCCTGATGATTCTTATCTGCTAAGAATAATAGTAGATCATTCAGGACTTCTAAAGGTGTTAACATGGCGAGAAAGTGATGGTCAGTGGAAGGATTACTGGAAGGCCCCAGTGTTTCAGTGCGACTATTATGGACTGTGTGGTGCCTATAGTACGTGTGAACTCGCCAATCTAAATGAATTTGGATGTGCCTGTCTACCTGGGTTCGAGCCCAAGTACCCATTGGAATGGTCTGCGAGAGATGGGTCCGGTGGTTGTGTCAGGAAGCGGCTACAGACGTCTTCGTTTTGCCAGCATGGAGAAGGGTTTGTGAAGGTGGAAAATGTAGTTCTTCCGGAAAGTTCAGCTGCAGCTTGGGTGGACATGAGCAAGAGTCGTGCAGCCTGTGAAGTGGAATGCAAGAGGAATTGTTCATGCTCTGCATACGCAATCATTGGAATTCCCggaaaaaattatggttgtttGAATTGGTACAAGGAATTAGTAGACATTAGATATGATAGGAGTAACAGTTATGATCTGTATGTTCGTGTTGATGCATATGAATTAG ATGATACTAAAAGGAAGTCAAATGATTCTCGTGAAAAAACGATGCAGGCCGTTTTAGCACCATCAATTGCATTATCGTGGTTTCTCATTAGCCTGTTTGCTTATTTGTGGTTCAAGAAGAGAGCCAAAAAAGGTTCTGAACTGCAGGTAAACAGCACTTCTACTGAATTGGAATATTTCAAGCTCAGCACCGTAACGGCGGCCACTAACAATTTCTCTCCAGCTAACAAACTCGGGCAAGGTGGTTTTGGCTCTGTTTATAAG GGTCTGCTAGCTAATGGAAAGGAGGTTGCAATAAAAAGGTTGTCTAGAAGCTCAGGACAAGGAACAgaagaatttaaaaatgaagTTATGGTAATTGCAATGCTTCAACACAGGAATCTGGTGAAACTTCTAGGATATTGCACTCAGGATGGAGAACAAATGTTAATCTATGAATACTTGCCTAACAAAAGCTTGGACTCGTTTCTCTTCG ATGAAAGCAGAAGATTGTTATTGGATTGGCGAAAACGCTTTGATATTATTGTTGGAATAGCTCGTGGGATTTTATATCTTCACCAAGACTCCAGGTTGAGAATCATTCACAGGGATTTAAAATGCAGCAACATTCTATTAGATGCAGATATGAACCCAAAAATATCAGATTTTGGAATGGCAAAAATATTTGAAGGCAACCGAACTGAAGACAGGACAAGGAGAGTTGTGGGAACATA TGGCTATATGCCACCAGAATATGTTGTGTTTGGAAACTTTTCCGCAAAATCAGATGTTTTCAGTTTTGGGGTCATGTTGCTAGAGATTGCTAGTGGCAAGAAGAACAATAGATTTTATCAACAGAATCCTCCTTTGACCTTGATTGGATAT GTGTGGGAATTATGGAGAGAAGACAAAGCATTGGAGATAGTGGATCCATCACTGACGGAGTTGTATGATCCGCGTGATGCCTTGAAATGCATACAGATTGGTCTCCTGTGCGTGCAAGAAGATGCCACGGACAGACCATCTATGTTGGCAGTTGTTTTTATGTTGAGTAACGAAACAGAGATTCCTTCTCCAAAACAACCTGCATTCCTCTTTAGAAAATCTGACAATAATCCTGATATAGCATTAGACGTAGAAGATGGACAGTGTTCTCTAAATGAGGTGACAATTACTGAAATTGCCTGTCGCTGA